One window of the Nicotiana tabacum cultivar K326 chromosome 4, ASM71507v2, whole genome shotgun sequence genome contains the following:
- the LOC107806955 gene encoding pentatricopeptide repeat-containing protein At1g15510, chloroplastic codes for MAVSAKTPTTSLPSLDLPNPQFSKLHSSKSLNFSHIFQKSHLLFLKKTQQNFLLSSSSTSTPTTDPNSHLIQLCSHNQLEQAIIFLKSVKELHGTIEEETFVLLARLCEFKRASNEACEVFSCILNCMSQLSLRLGNALLSMFVRLGNLGDAWYVFGKMEERDVFSWNVLIGGYAKNGYFDEALDLYQRMLWVGVRPDVYTFPCVLRTCGGLPDWKMGREIHAHVFRFGYESEIDVVNALVTMYVKCGDVFIARMVFDGMPRRDTISWNAMIAGYFENNEFSEGLKLFSSMREFGFFPDLMTMTSVISACEALGDESLGKALHGYVSRMDFYSDVSVHNSLIQLYSAIGSWEEAEKIFDRIQCKDVVSWTAMISGYESNGFPEKAVETYKMMELEGVMPDEITIASVLSACTSLGLLEMGVKLHELAERRGLTAYVIVSNTLIDFYSKCNCIDKALEIFHRIPDKNVISWTSIILGLRINNHSLEALILFSQMKRYQDPNTVTLVSVLSACSRIGALMCGKEIHAYVLRNAMAFHGFLPNALLDFYVRCGRIAPALNLFNMQKKDVTAWNILLTGYAQRGQGALAVELFDGMLTSKVKPDEITFISLLRACSRSGLVTKGLDYLNSMESKYCIVPNLKHYACVVDLLGRAGLVEDAYDFIITLPVKPDSAIWGALLNACRIHRQVELGELAARHILETDERSVGYYVLLCNFYSDSGRWDEVATLRKIMIERGLTVDPGCSWIEVKGNVHAFLSGDNFHPKIKEINAVLEGFYEKMKTARRSESERYIVNEVEDSKAEIFCGHSERLAIAFGLINTAPGTPIWVTKNLYMCKSCHDTIKFISEVVRREISVRDTEHFHHFKDGRCTCGDENYLGET; via the coding sequence ATGGCAGTCTCTGCTAAAACCCCAACTACTTCCCTCCCTTCCTTAGACCTCCCAAACCCTCAATTCTCTAAACTCCATTCTTCTAAATCTCTAAACTTTTCTCACATCTTCCAAAAATCCCACCTTTTATTCTTAAAAAAAACCCAGCAAAATTTCCTCCTCAGCTCCTCCTCCACCTCAACTCCCACCACTGACCCCAATTCCCATCTTATCCAGCTATGTTCCCACAACCAGCTAGAACAAGCCATAATATTCTTAAAGTCAGTAAAAGAACTTCATGGGACTATAGAAGAAGAAACATTTGTTTTATTAGCTAGGCTTTGTGAATTTAAGAGGGCATCTAACGAAGCATGTGAAGTTTTTTCATGTATACTTAACTGTATGTCCCAGTTAAGCTTGAGACTAGGAAATGCATTGTTGAGCATGTTTGTTAGGCTGGGGAATTtgggtgatgcttggtatgtttTTGGGAAAATGGAGGAAAGAGATGTGTTTTCTTGGAATGTTTTGATTGGTGGGTATGCGAAAAATGGTTACTTTGATGAGGCTTTGGATTTGTATCAAAGGATGTTGTGGGTTGGTGTTAGACCTGATGTGTATACGTTTCCGTGTGTTTTGAGGACTTGTGGTGGCTTGCCTGACTGGAAAATGGGTAGGGAGATACATGCTCATGTTTTTAGATTTGGGTATGAGTCGGAAATTGATGTGGTTAATGCTTTGGTTACTATGTATGTGAAATGTGGTGATGTGTTCATTGCGAGGATGGTGTTTGATGGAATGCCTAGGAGAGATACAATTTCTTGGAATGCTATGATTGCAGGTTACTTTGAGAACAATGAGTTTTCGGAAGGGTTGAAGTTGTTTTCGTCGAtgagggaatttggattttttcCGGATTTGATGACCATGACAAGTGTGATTTCAGCTTGTGAGGCTCTTGGGGATGAGAGTTTAGGGAAGGCGCTTCATGGGTACGTGTCAAGAATGGATTTTTATAGTGATGTTTCGGTGCACAACTCTCTCATTCAACTTTATTCGGCTATTGGGAGTTGGGAGGAAGCAGAGAAGATCTTTGATAGGATCCAGTGTAAAGATGTAGTTTCATGGACTGCAATGATTTCGGGTTATGAGAGTAATGGGTTTCCTGAGAAGGCTGTGGAGACGTACAAAATGATGGAGCTAGAAGGTGTCATGCCGGATGAGATTACTATTGCTTCTGTTCTATCTGCCTGTACTTCATTGGGCCTTCTAGAAATGGGTGTTAAGCTTCATGAACTAGCCGAAAGGAGAGGACTTACAGCATACGTGATTGTTTCAAACACTCTGATCGACTTTTATTCGAAGTGCAACTGTATTGACAAGGCATTGGAAATTTTCCACAGGATACCAGATAAAAATGTCATATCTTGGACATCTATCATTCTTGGTCTTCGGATTAATAATCACAGTTTGGAAGCTTTGATTTTGTTTAGTCAAATGAAACGCTATCAGGATCCCAATACCGTTACCTTAGTGTCTGTCCTCTCTGCATGTTCTAGAATCGGTGCACTGATGTGTGGTAAAGAAATACATGCATATGTATTGAGGAACGCTATGGCATTTCATGGTTTTTTACCCAATGCACTCCTTGACTTCTATGTGAGGTGTGGAAGGATTGCCCCTGCACTGAATCTGTTTAATATGCAGAAAAAGGATGTTACTGCTTGGAATATTTTGCTGACTGGCTATGCTCAGCGAGGGCAAGGTGCACTCGCGGTTGAGCTTTTTGATGGAATGCTTACTTCAAAAGTAAAGCCTGACGAGATTACTTTCATTTCTCTGTTACGTGCTTGTAGTAGATCCGGGTTGGTGACTAAAGGCCTTGACTATTTAAATAGCATGGAGAGTAAATATTGCATTGTTCCAAATCTGAAGCATTATGCTTGTGTGGTTGATCTGCTAGGCCGTGCAGGTCTAGTGGAGGATGCTTATGATTTTATTATAACATTGCCTGTGAAACCTGATTCTGCTATCTGGGGGGCTTTATTGAATGCGTGTAGGATCCACAGGCAGGTTGAACTTGGAGAACTAGCTGCTAGACATATTCTTGAAACTGATGAGAGAAGTGTTGGGTATTATGTTCTCCTATGTAACTTCTATTCCGACAGTGGCAGATGGGATGAAGTTGCAACGTTAAGGAAGATTATGATAGAAAGAGGACTGACTGTTGATCCTGGTTGCAGCTGGATAGAAGTAAAGGGAAATGTACATGCATTCCTTAGTGGTGATAATTTCCACCCCAAAATTAAGGAAATCAATGCGGTTTTGGAAGGATTTTATGAAAAAATGAAAACAGCACGTCGTAGTGAATCAGAAAGATATATAGTAAATGAGGTTGAAGATTCAAAAGCCGAGATCTTTTGTGGACACAGCGAGAGACTGGCTATTGCATTTGGGCTTATAAATACTGCTCCAGGGACACCAATTTGGGTCACAAAGAATCTCTATATGTGCAAGAGCTGTCATGACACAATCAAGTTTATCTCTGAGGTTGTCCGGAGGGAGATTTCAGTTAGAGACACTGAGCATTTCCACCATTTTAAGGATGGAAGATGCACATGTGGGGATGAAAATTATTTGGGAGAAACTTGA